The sequence GCTCGTCTATGCCGACGACGCCGAAGCTGCCCGCGACTTCTTCCGCGACGTGCTGGGCTGGGACCATGTGGACGCGGGAGGCGGCTGGCTCATCTTCCGCACCGGCCCCTCCGAGATGGGCGTGCATCCCACGTCGGACGACCGCGGCGGGGAGCCGTGGTCGACGCAGCCTCACCATGAGATTTCGCTCGTCTGCGACGACATCGAAGCGACGGTTGCCGAGTTGAAGGCGAAGGGCGCCGAGTTCACCCGCGACGTTCGCGACGAGGGATACGGCCTCACCACCGCGCTGAGAATACCCGGCGCCGGCGAGATGATGGTGTATCAGCCGCAGCACCCGGTCGCGTACTGAACGGGTACCGAGAGGTCCAGGCGCTCAGGCAGGAACTGGGGACGTGGGCGGCACCGCCGAACCGACCTTCCAGAGATATGCGGCAGGCGGAATCAACGCGCCGAGAAACAGCAGCAGTGTCCACACGGACGCGAGCAGGAGTACGTCGCCGCCCGGACCGCCGAGCATGCAGAGCAGGAAACCCACGATCCACCCGACGAGTGGGAGGACCGCGGCGCCCACCCGGCCGGTCGCGGACCGCGCGGCGATCACCAGTGCCACATTGACCGCTCCGGCGACGAGGATGCTCACCGGGAACGGCGTCGCTCCGAGGTACAGCGGGAGAAAGAGTACGGCGAGGACGGCACACAAAAAGCCGTCGAACACCAGCAGGGCAAGGGTGGCCCTTGCCAGAACGTCCGTATGTTCACGTATTTCTGCGGTGCCGACGGCCATGTGTCAATAGTGGATCAGGGGACCGGCGGGTAACCCAGCAGGGTCAGCAAGTGACTCTGCATGTCGGCAAATCCATACAGCACGCTGTAGTACAGCTCGCGCTGGGCAGGCCATGACGGCTTCAGCGTGTCGACGAACGCCACTATGGCGTTCTGAACATCCCAGTTGTACATCGAAGACCTCTCCTGACGGGCGTCACACGGACTCGGACTGAGCCACTGCGTGATGTGCGCCACAGTGTAATACGTAATGCCAGTCACAGTTAAGTGCGGTCATGCCCGACACCGCAGAGGTCAGAGCTCTACACCGGCGAAGAGGTCACGCTCACGGCCACGATCGTCGACCTCCCCCGACCGACCACGGGCCAGCACGAAGTGCTCCTCCGGAAGGATCGGCTGGGCGACGGCGTTGGAGAGCGCGAACTCGGCACCTCCGGGTGCCACCGTCACCTGCGTGGCATGAGCCGCGAGTGCGGCCTGCTTGGCGTCCAGGACCGCCCGCACGTCGATCACCGTGGTGACCTGGGAGTCGGGCACGCTCGGTAGTTCGCCGGGCTCGGGCAGTCGCCATCCTTCGGGGAGGTCGCCGATCCGGCAGATCCCCGACTCGAGCGCGCTCGCCTCGGTGACCGTCCAGTACAGCTTGGCCACCGGCCACGGTTCACCAGCGTCGGGAAATGTCGTCGTCCCCGACGCCTCCACCGCTGCCTCCGTGAGCCGATGCGCCTGGATGTGGTCGGGGTGCCCGTAGCCGCCGTGCTCGTCGTAGGTGACGACGACGTGCGGTCGCAGCTCCCGAATGACCGCCACCAAGGCTGCGATCGCCGTTTCTTTCTCGGCGTTGACGAAGGCCCGCGGATGAGCTGCCGAGGGCGTACCCGCCATCCCCGAATCGCGAAAGTGCCCCGCGCCTAACAGGAACCGCGGCCGGCCGGCCCCGAGAATCGACAGGGCAGACCTCAGTTCGCCGATCCGGTATCCGCCGAGCTGATCGGCGGCACCGGCAACGAGCCCGGCCCACTCGTCCCCGATCACCTCGCCTTCCTCACCCAGCGTGCAGGTCAGGACGTGTACCTCGACACCCTCGGCGGCGTAATGCGCGATAGTGCCACCAGTGGTGATCGTTTCGTCGTCGGGATGGGCATGGATCAAGAGAAGGCGCCGATCGGTCATTCCTCGATCCTGCTCCAACCGGCCGCGTCACTGAAAATCCCTACCGGCACAGCGCCCGACAGCGACACTCCCTCGACACCCGGCCCTACCGCCACCAACGTGCGGTCCTGCATGATCGGCAGTACGGCAGCGAGATCCCACAGTCGGCGATCTGCGTCGGCCAGAGCCTGAGATACGTCACCCGCACCGCGCAACGCGGCGTCGATCGCGGGCTGCAGCGACGGGTCGCACACGCCGGACAGATTGGACGGCGCTTCCGCCTCTGCGGCGGAATTCCCTTCCGGTGCCGACCCTTCGGCTCGAGCTGGCGTGTTCGTCGCTGCGGCGGGCGGGCAACTGTGCCGGGAGGCCAGCGCGGTTGCCGGATCGGAACCGTCGCGGGACCATCCGACGACGGCACCGATCTCGCCGCTCGTCAACGCTTCTCCGTACAACTCTTCCGCGGGTATGGATTGCACACTGGCGTCCACTCCAGCACCACGCAGTTGGTCGGCAGCCGTGTTCGCGACAGCACTGGCAGTGTCATCCCCCTCTGGAGTTCCGATGACGAGCGAGAGCGGCACGCCACCGCGGACGAGCCTCGCCTGCGGCACGGTTGCGGCGGGATCGGGAGTGGGCGCGGCAATGTCGGAGACATAGCCGTATTCCGCGAGCTGCGCCAGCACCTGTTCGCGGGACGGACGCGCGGGGGCGGTAGCGGTGTATCCCGGGTCGGACGGGGCGTACACCTGCGAGCGGGTGGGAACGGCGGCCGCTTCGCTTCCCGCCCCGACGACCGCCAGAAGGTCGGTATCGAGCAAGTCCAGCAGACTCCGCCGCACCCGGACGTCCGCGAGTTCGGGCACCCGTCCGTTGAGGGTCAGCGACAGCCCTCGCGGCTGGAACGACGCACCCGTGCGCACGGTCGGGATCGCCGCGAGCTGAGCGGAAGTGGCTGTGCCGCCGTGAATCTGCACGATCTGCGTGTCGTTGTTGCGCATCGAGTCGGCGAGCTGCGCGGGGGTTCCGTCACGCCGCATGAGTATCTGGTCCGGGGTCGCCGGCATGTCCCAGAATCGATCGTTACGTTCGAGCAGAATTTCGTCGCGACCGCGGTCGATGTTTTTGATGTGGAAGTGTGCGCCCGACACCGGAATGTTCTCGGACAGCCCGGTGGCGAATCCCCCCGGCGAATCCTTGATCAGGTGCGACGGCAGGAGGTCGGTGAACAGCTCTCGCCACGCCGGGTACGCGGACTTCATCACCACGTTCACGGTCTTGCCACCGCCCGACGACCGCACGTCCTCGATGAGTTGATAGCCGGCCGGGTCCACCGCTCCCGGGGCGCTGATCATCTGCTGCCACAGGTAGCGGAAATCCTCCGCGGCGATGGGCGCACCGTCGGACCATTGCGCTTCGTTGCGTAACTGATAGGTGATGGTGAACGGTTCTTGCGACGAGACCTCGGCGGAGATCACGAGCGAGGTATCGGGGATCCAGTTACTGCCACCCACACGCTGCGGGTCGGGAACGGGGCGGAACGGGCTCGGGAGGACGAGTGCA comes from Rhodococcus oxybenzonivorans and encodes:
- a CDS encoding VOC family protein, translated to MITAVHTLVYADDAEAARDFFRDVLGWDHVDAGGGWLIFRTGPSEMGVHPTSDDRGGEPWSTQPHHEISLVCDDIEATVAELKAKGAEFTRDVRDEGYGLTTALRIPGAGEMMVYQPQHPVAY
- the mshB gene encoding N-acetyl-1-D-myo-inositol-2-amino-2-deoxy-alpha-D-glucopyranoside deacetylase; this encodes MTDRRLLLIHAHPDDETITTGGTIAHYAAEGVEVHVLTCTLGEEGEVIGDEWAGLVAGAADQLGGYRIGELRSALSILGAGRPRFLLGAGHFRDSGMAGTPSAAHPRAFVNAEKETAIAALVAVIRELRPHVVVTYDEHGGYGHPDHIQAHRLTEAAVEASGTTTFPDAGEPWPVAKLYWTVTEASALESGICRIGDLPEGWRLPEPGELPSVPDSQVTTVIDVRAVLDAKQAALAAHATQVTVAPGGAEFALSNAVAQPILPEEHFVLARGRSGEVDDRGRERDLFAGVEL
- a CDS encoding ABC transporter family substrate-binding protein, which produces MVAGGSIDRAWGVRRRRRGNGLVTTAVFLAVSTTVLTSCTADPPPPVESTDSPKPTVSPTEKQPVVVAIDDVGSGFNPHLLSDQSPANSAVSALVLPSPFRPVPDPQRVGGSNWIPDTSLVISAEVSSQEPFTITYQLRNEAQWSDGAPIAAEDFRYLWQQMISAPGAVDPAGYQLIEDVRSSGGGKTVNVVMKSAYPAWRELFTDLLPSHLIKDSPGGFATGLSENIPVSGAHFHIKNIDRGRDEILLERNDRFWDMPATPDQILMRRDGTPAQLADSMRNNDTQIVQIHGGTATSAQLAAIPTVRTGASFQPRGLSLTLNGRVPELADVRVRRSLLDLLDTDLLAVVGAGSEAAAVPTRSQVYAPSDPGYTATAPARPSREQVLAQLAEYGYVSDIAAPTPDPAATVPQARLVRGGVPLSLVIGTPEGDDTASAVANTAADQLRGAGVDASVQSIPAEELYGEALTSGEIGAVVGWSRDGSDPATALASRHSCPPAAATNTPARAEGSAPEGNSAAEAEAPSNLSGVCDPSLQPAIDAALRGAGDVSQALADADRRLWDLAAVLPIMQDRTLVAVGPGVEGVSLSGAVPVGIFSDAAGWSRIEE